Part of the Cyprinus carpio isolate SPL01 chromosome A1, ASM1834038v1, whole genome shotgun sequence genome is shown below.
GCGTTTCtctgaaaatcaaaaaaacaaaaaaaaaaaacaagtatgatGATGCTGTCATCTTGtgaaatctaaaattaaaagtattaaaaatgttaaatccaaCCTGCCAATATTCTTCATCCTCATCTTTGCATCAGGTGGCATTTCTTCGGGCTCGCTCTGAAAAGTAAAAACTGGTCTTTtaacatataatcatttatattgtattatatattactacaaaatgataaataatcacaagaacagcattaatattaaataaataaattctacaaTCACACgtacatcatcatcctcattaaAAACAGACGCCAGTCCAGCTTTCTTGGCAGGTAAGGCAGGTGTGGGTTCTTTAGGTTTCTAAGAGAGAaggaataaaactatttttaaatgttcagaatGTGAAATCTCTTAAAAAAGGTATACAgaacaatacaaacaaacatatatagaCACTAATccttatatataaatgcatattaaaaaaataaaataaaaaaaatgtacatacgCTTGCTCCCAGCTTGATAGAGATTGGTGCAGACTTCTTCGCAGTCATGCTAAACCCCACTTTAGACAGTTTAGGGGGTGCTGGCTTACTTTTAGACTCATCTTCGAGGCCAATCTCATCAGCAGACCGCTTTCGCAGACTGTCCCCTGATGCCGTGCTGGAAGAGACAGTCTTAGTTTTCACACTGCTTCCCCTCTCTTCCGGTCCTGCTGAAGGCGAAACAACTTACCAAGGTGAGCGACTGTTGGCTTGGAGACCAAAGGTGAGCTACAGTTACCTGAAAGATGAGGGATGCCAGGACGACCTGCTCAGAGAGGCGCTGTTGAGCTTAAAATCTAATTGATtagtttgattcatttgattaGCACTTGTTGCCTTTAACCAGTCTCAACTGAGGCAGTACCACGGTACAAGATGGTAATACCATAGTACTCCAAGGTAGATTCactagtggttctcaaccacattcatggaggacccccaacactgcactttttgc
Proteins encoded:
- the LOC109064193 gene encoding PEST proteolytic signal-containing nuclear protein-like isoform X4, translating into MANVKCSSEGPSKEGGPEERGSSVKTKTVSSSTASGDSLRKRSADEIGLEDESKSKPAPPKLSKVGFSMTAKKSAPISIKLGASKPKEPTPALPAKKAGLASVFNEDDDSEPEEMPPDAKMRMKNIGRETPTSAGPNSFNKGKQGFSDHQKLWERKLKSQADQ
- the LOC109064193 gene encoding PEST proteolytic signal-containing nuclear protein-like isoform X2; this translates as MANVKCSSEGPSKEGGRPGIPHLSGPEERGSSVKTKTVSSSTASGDSLRKRSADEIGLEDESKSKPAPPKLSKVGFSMTAKKSAPISIKLGASKPKEPTPALPAKKAGLASVFNEDDDSEPEEMPPDAKMRMKNIGRETPTSAGPNSFNKGKQGFSDHQKLWERKLKSQADQ
- the LOC109064193 gene encoding PEST proteolytic signal-containing nuclear protein-like isoform X3, with amino-acid sequence MANVKCSSEGPSKEGAGPEERGSSVKTKTVSSSTASGDSLRKRSADEIGLEDESKSKPAPPKLSKVGFSMTAKKSAPISIKLGASKPKEPTPALPAKKAGLASVFNEDDDSEPEEMPPDAKMRMKNIGRETPTSAGPNSFNKGKQGFSDHQKLWERKLKSQADQ
- the LOC109064193 gene encoding PEST proteolytic signal-containing nuclear protein-like isoform X1, with the protein product MANVKCSSEGPSKEGGRPGIPHLSAGPEERGSSVKTKTVSSSTASGDSLRKRSADEIGLEDESKSKPAPPKLSKVGFSMTAKKSAPISIKLGASKPKEPTPALPAKKAGLASVFNEDDDSEPEEMPPDAKMRMKNIGRETPTSAGPNSFNKGKQGFSDHQKLWERKLKSQADQ